The region GCCCTTACGCCTTTGAAGCGACAAGGATTTCGGCTTTATGCGGCAGATCTTGCCGGAACACCCATAGAAGCATGGCAACCCCAAACGCCATCGGTATTAATTGCTGGTTCAGAAGCACATGGGCTCGCCACAGAGGTCCGTACTATTTGCAATGAAATGGTGTATATTTCAGGTGCCGGAAATAGTGGGGTAGAATCCCTTAATGTGGCCGTTGCAACAAGCATTCTCGCGGCACGCTGGGCTATCACACCTATGGCTTCCCCCTTCCCTTAATAGTCAAGTCCTATGGAAATTTCGAGCATTCATGGTTTTACAATAGAACAGGGGGTTTTGACCCTTGAAAAAACAGCCCAAAAGCAGTGGGGTGAAAACCAGCTCAAAATTGGCATTCCAAAAGAAACCGTTGCCGAAGAACGAAGGGTAGCGGTAACCCCCGAAGGCGTTGAAACCCTCATCAATGCAGGCCATGCTGTATTTGTGGAAAAAGGCGCAGGGGAAGCCGCACGTTTTGGAGACGACCTCTACCTCCTCGCGGGGGCGCAATTGGCCAATTCTGCCGCCGACCTTTACGCACAGGCCGAATTAATTGCCAAAATGTTCCCACCCACCGGAGAGGAATTGGCACTGTTACAAGATCGCCAGATTTTGATCTCGGCCCTACACTTGGGAAGTGCAACCGCTGGACTTATTCAGAAGTTGATGACACAACGCATAACGGCTATTGGATTCGAGTTTATCCGAGATCCGGACGGCACCTTTCCCATTGTACGGATGATGCACGAAATAACGGGGGCACTCTCCATTCAATTGGCTACCCGTTTCCTTGAAAGTACTTCTGCCGGACGCGGCCTAATCTTGGGCGGAATTTCCGGCATCCCCCCTGCGACAGTTGTTATTCTGGGTTCGGGCATCATCGGAGAGTGGGCGGCTCGCACGGCATTAGGATATGGAGCCAATGTCATGGTCTTAGACACCGAACTCGGCCCCCTAAGACAAATAGAGCACTTCCTGAGCCGCAACGTGACGACAGCAATGGCAACCCCTCAATATCTTCGCCGAGCCATACGCAGTGCCGATGTGGTGATTGGTGCAAAAATGAAACACGGCCAACGCTCTCCAGTACTCATCACCGAAGAAATGGTGGCCGAGATGCGTCCGGGATCGGTGGTGATAGACCTTATGATGGACCAAGGAGGGTGTATTGAAACGAGTCGTCCTACCACCTTTTCTCATCCCACCTTTGTCCAACACGGCGTCATCCATTGTTGCATTCCTAATCTCCCTTCTGCTGTCGCACGTACGTCTTCCATCGCGTTGTCTAACGTATTGGTACCCTACTTGCTCGATATCGGCGAACAAGGCAGCATCAACAATGCGCTATGGTATAACACCAGTTTGCGTAATGGTACCTATGTATATAGAAGCCACCTCACCAAAAAAAGCCTCGCAGCCATGTTTAATATGCCTCATCGGGACATTGAACTTTTGATTGCGTCTGGTATTTAACCACAGACGGCCTGGGCTTGGACGTGTTCGAAAATCGTCTAAAGAATGGCTTCCCCTGATCACTTTTGCGGTCTTCTTCGGCGTAAGAGGGTGACATCGGGCGAAATACCCCGGTATAACCACATCATAACCGCAAACATCTATGAAACACTTCTATCTTCTTATCTTATTATTTATACTTACCTTATCCACCCAAGCACAGCCCAGCGATGCCGAGATTCGCGCAAAGCTTACAGATGCCAACACTCTTTCTGTTAAACTGTTGGGCACAGGTGTCCGCTCTTGGAACGATGCCTTCGGAAATTGGGAATGGCGACGTGGTGCAGAAGTCCTCAAGAAATCAACCCAATACGGAGGCTTGAAAGTCATGCTTTATGGCACTGCCATTTACCAATATACAGGCGCCGGAAAATACGCTTGGAAGCAGTTCTACGTAGGCCAAACCAAATACGACGGTTTACCAGACCCCAAAGAGGACGAAATCATGGCCATGATCAATGCCGATCGTGCCAAGTTTTTCGGGTATTATTATGGAAAAATTGTGGCCTTGAAAGAAGGTCCAACATTGATTCCAACGTTTAATTGGGAAACACCCATGCGTGTCGTATTCAACATGAAAGTGGTCTCCGAGCAAATTGCTTCCAACACCAAATTAGAAACCGTAGAGCAACTGTACGAAGTACGATTTTACCGCGACGAAATGACCCAACCGTGGCAGAGAATGATCTCGTCTTTTGGTGAGCGTAAAATCCTGAGTTCTCGCGAGCTAAATGCCGACGAAGTTCGCAGAATGCCTACCTTGGCCGTGATAGAGGCCAACCGACAAATCAATGAACGCATGTCGATCCTGCCTCAAGTCACGATTCCAGCCTTCAAAGATGCCAACGAAGCCGCAACCTTTGTCTATCGCCAGATTCGGGAAGGAACCCCTGAATCGGTTGAAGCGCTCTTACGGAAAATGATGGGATCGTATTATTATCAGGAGGGGAGCACCACTTTGTTAAATGGACATGGCGAGGAAACCTTACAACGTGTGATCGAAAAGGCCTTTAAAGGGATACACAAATTTAGCAATCAATATTGCGCCAATCCGGTCGTGGATGTAAATCGCACCCGATCCAGCCGCAACCGTGTTTATTTTATGGGGGTTGTAAACAATCTGGCCTCGCAAATTGCTTTCGAGATTCAAGGAGGGAAATATGTAGATGGTGTCAAAACTGGTCAGGAATGGAAAATAACAGATATACAGATCTATTTGCGGGACGATCAAGAGGTAAGAGATTTCATTGGCTCTTTTTCGGATTGGAAAAAACTATGTCCAAATGACAAATAAGAACAACATTACTTGGCTACATCAAAGGCTTTCTGGCATAACTGAAAGCCTTTTTTATGCCTTTACGAACAATAAATTTGCAAAATCCGGCACTTCATTTACACTCTTTATTAATTCCTCGCCTTCATCAATCCAATAACAAACATAGCCTTTTTCAACAAAATAAGCAAAAACTTCTTTTTTTGTTTCAGACCTCACTTCAATCATAAATATACATCTATCTAAAACAAAACTTAACCCTTTCAACACCTCTAATTCAAAACCTTCAACATCAATTTTAACAAAGTTAGGCATTCCATAATCCTGAATAACTGAATCAAGACTTTTCACAGCAACGTCCATTTTATGGCCTTTATAATGCGCTCCCACCATTTCTTTCAAAAAAGAACCTGCCCTACCACCCGTTTCCGTATCCCGATAGAAGATCATGGATGTATCTTCTCTTCCGATCCCAATATTGAGGCATGTAACATTTTCACAATGATTTAGGGCGGCGTTTAACTGAAGAAATGCAAAATTTTTATAATCCGGTTCCAATGCAACGACAGCGCCTTTTGGAACCCATTCAGAGAAAGACATGGCATATTGCCCAATGTTGGCACCAATATCAAAAACAAGATCAGATGGGGAGAGGTAAGACTTTATGATTGCCTTTATTTTAGGTTCATAATTTACTTCCATATTAAACCAGAAGGTAAGGTGCTGATTCTTTTCATAGAACAAATATTTTCGACTGTCCTTTATAGGCTTACCTACAATTTTAAGTGCATGAAATTTTTTTGCATATACCGAGAGAAGCTTATAAAAAAATTGTCGCATATATTTTTACTATAACTTAATTCATGACAAAATAGATATTTTATTAAAAAATACCACTTACCAAACCCATACTAAAAATTATTAATAAATTACAACAGATCAATACTAACGATGATACAGTAATTCCACCATTGTTTGACCGACCTGTTTTAGGCTTTCAGGGCTACATTTATCGGGTGTATCCTGTATCGTATGCCAATATTTATACTCAAAGTCTATCAAATCCACCACAGGAATTCCACGTCTTAAAAAGGGGATATGATCGTCTGTTACCGCTTGTCCATCTTCCCGCACAAAAGCCCTTGCTCCAGCCCTTTCAGCGGCGGCATACACTTTTTCCATCACATCCGGCGCGTTGGTAATAGAAAATTTTTCATAAGGAATCCGAAGATTTTTATCACCAATCATGTCTAATAAAACGCCATATTCTGGTGTATAGTCGGAATTCATCTCTACAAATTTTTGTGCGCCAATAGAAAAAGGATTGCGGCCATCAGGGTTTTCATCATGGTCATAATCACCCAGATCCTCCATGTCCGTCAACAAAATATCCACGCCCAATTCCAAAGGATTTTCGTGCAGGATACGTGCCAATTCTAGCAACACCGCCACCCCCGAAGCCCCATCATTTGCCCCAGGTACGGGCTTGTTTCTCTTGGTGGGATCAGGGTCTTGGTCTGCGAAGGGCCGCGTATCCCAATGGGCGAGTAATAAAATACGGCGGGTGGCTTTTAGATTAAACGAGGCGACAAGGTTTGTCCCCCGCCAAACGTTGGTTGTGTCTTTCCGGTCGCGCCATTCGAACGATTGGGGTGTTACTTGCTCGGCAAGCGGCGTAAGTATTTGTTTATAATAGGCTAATGCTTTTTCGTGACCAGACGTTCCAGCAATTCGGGGTCCGAATGCCACCTGCTTCACCACGTGCGTAAAAGCGCGGCCACCATCAAAGTTGGGGCGTGAATAGGTATTCATCCATTGTTGTATGAAATAAAACGCAATTATCAACACAACCACCCCTAAAAGCGTCCATCTTAGTCCTCCTTTAGGGAGAGTCGAATGTTTGGACTTTTGGGGCATAGATCGCTTGGCGGCCATTTCGTCTGTGTGATTAAACTAAAAAAGATGGATAGAATTTCCCTCCAACCATCTTTAATGTACATCTTTTCAAAACTTTTTATTGAGGTCGGCCATAAATTAATTCTTTTGTCGTGGCCGAGCCATGAATACCAATACGGTATT is a window of Bacteroidetes Order II. bacterium DNA encoding:
- a CDS encoding FkbM family methyltransferase, yielding MRQFFYKLLSVYAKKFHALKIVGKPIKDSRKYLFYEKNQHLTFWFNMEVNYEPKIKAIIKSYLSPSDLVFDIGANIGQYAMSFSEWVPKGAVVALEPDYKNFAFLQLNAALNHCENVTCLNIGIGREDTSMIFYRDTETGGRAGSFLKEMVGAHYKGHKMDVAVKSLDSVIQDYGMPNFVKIDVEGFELEVLKGLSFVLDRCIFMIEVRSETKKEVFAYFVEKGYVCYWIDEGEELIKSVNEVPDFANLLFVKA
- a CDS encoding alanine dehydrogenase, whose product is MEISSIHGFTIEQGVLTLEKTAQKQWGENQLKIGIPKETVAEERRVAVTPEGVETLINAGHAVFVEKGAGEAARFGDDLYLLAGAQLANSAADLYAQAELIAKMFPPTGEELALLQDRQILISALHLGSATAGLIQKLMTQRITAIGFEFIRDPDGTFPIVRMMHEITGALSIQLATRFLESTSAGRGLILGGISGIPPATVVILGSGIIGEWAARTALGYGANVMVLDTELGPLRQIEHFLSRNVTTAMATPQYLRRAIRSADVVIGAKMKHGQRSPVLITEEMVAEMRPGSVVIDLMMDQGGCIETSRPTTFSHPTFVQHGVIHCCIPNLPSAVARTSSIALSNVLVPYLLDIGEQGSINNALWYNTSLRNGTYVYRSHLTKKSLAAMFNMPHRDIELLIASGI
- a CDS encoding M28 family peptidase, whose protein sequence is MAAKRSMPQKSKHSTLPKGGLRWTLLGVVVLIIAFYFIQQWMNTYSRPNFDGGRAFTHVVKQVAFGPRIAGTSGHEKALAYYKQILTPLAEQVTPQSFEWRDRKDTTNVWRGTNLVASFNLKATRRILLLAHWDTRPFADQDPDPTKRNKPVPGANDGASGVAVLLELARILHENPLELGVDILLTDMEDLGDYDHDENPDGRNPFSIGAQKFVEMNSDYTPEYGVLLDMIGDKNLRIPYEKFSITNAPDVMEKVYAAAERAGARAFVREDGQAVTDDHIPFLRRGIPVVDLIDFEYKYWHTIQDTPDKCSPESLKQVGQTMVELLYHR